The proteins below come from a single Aptenodytes patagonicus chromosome 2, bAptPat1.pri.cur, whole genome shotgun sequence genomic window:
- the CMTM6 gene encoding CKLF-like MARVEL transmembrane domain-containing protein 6, translating to MEDGAVYNETTEPQAKPPRRPFGCTLRHLWGWRLLTKALQAILSLLAVICEEIVEDCIKCGGLYFFEFTSCSAFLLSLLILCVYCTDVYETFGEDKVQTVNLGAMLVISFCFLLASIVLAVTSSGSAVEKAACVFGFLASGAFLAESIIQRFHSQKQNVDVRSENPSNTQSATENQPLNKQS from the exons ATGGAAGACGGCGCTGTCTACAACGAGACTACCGAGCCGCAGGCcaagccgccccgccgcccttTCGGCTGCACCCTGCGCCACCTGTGGGGATGGCGGCTGCTGACCAAAGCGCTCCAAGCG attctctctcttctggctgtTATTTGTGAAGAAATAGTGGAGGATTGTATCAAGTGTGGCGGACTTTACTTCTTTGAATTCACAAGCTGCAGTGCCTTTCTTTTGAGCCTCCTGATCCTGTGTGTGTATTGCACTGATGTATATGAAACATTTGGGGAAGATAAAGTACAGACAGTg aaTTTGGGGGCCATGCTAGTCAtaagtttctgttttctgttagcATCAATAGTGCTTGCTGTGACCAGCTCTGGGTCTGCTGTTGAAAAAGCTGCATGT GTGTTTGGATTTCTTGCAAGTGGTGCATTTTTAGCTGAAAGTATTATACAGCGTTTTCACAGTCAGAAACAAAATGTCGACGTACGCTCTGAAAATCCTAGCAACACTCAGAGTGCCACGGAAAATCAGCCACTGAATAAACAAAGCTAA